In Natrinema amylolyticum, the following are encoded in one genomic region:
- a CDS encoding aminotransferase class I/II-fold pyridoxal phosphate-dependent enzyme, producing the protein MIDATPSVFDASLSEPGIDAFIDRHVPDSAYTYYGSGKAALRDGLAGVVEPGENVVVPAYLSPAVVEPFRELGLEARYYAVEESLAPDFDDLEARIDDDTAAVVSVNYFGFPQPGLERIAALTDEYDCYHVDDNAHSPLSVHDGTLLGTHGDLGITTLRKLLPVPDGAVLYRTDETIRERFSPSSLAGRSDRVATTDCRFVATSVAESVLQTSPSLYQSVETVLADGADDSSSVDPEGRYEAAKIPMSKVSAVVADAADPDAIRTARRENFRAWQRVLDGRGDVTPLYERLPAGISPYEYPVRATDPDSFRAELEELGVVGAHSWPILREAVREDDAYETSVRLADDLVALPVHQGIEPSAIKAVGDRLRE; encoded by the coding sequence ATGATCGATGCGACCCCCTCCGTGTTCGACGCGTCGCTCTCGGAGCCGGGGATCGACGCGTTCATCGACCGACACGTGCCCGACAGCGCGTACACGTACTACGGGTCGGGGAAGGCCGCGCTCCGGGACGGCCTCGCCGGAGTCGTCGAGCCCGGCGAAAACGTCGTCGTTCCCGCCTACCTCTCGCCCGCCGTCGTCGAACCGTTCCGCGAACTCGGCCTCGAGGCGCGGTACTACGCCGTCGAGGAGTCGCTCGCGCCCGACTTCGACGACCTCGAGGCGCGGATCGACGACGACACCGCTGCGGTCGTGTCGGTCAACTACTTCGGCTTCCCCCAACCCGGTCTCGAGCGGATCGCCGCGCTGACCGACGAGTACGACTGCTATCACGTCGATGACAACGCGCATTCGCCGCTCAGCGTCCACGATGGGACCCTGCTCGGAACGCACGGGGACCTCGGCATCACGACGCTGCGGAAACTGCTCCCGGTTCCCGACGGTGCCGTCCTCTATCGGACGGACGAGACGATCAGAGAACGGTTCTCCCCCTCATCGCTGGCCGGTCGGTCGGATCGCGTCGCCACGACTGACTGCCGATTCGTGGCCACCTCGGTCGCCGAAAGCGTCCTCCAGACCAGCCCGTCGCTGTACCAGTCGGTCGAGACGGTCCTCGCCGACGGGGCCGACGACTCCTCGTCCGTCGATCCCGAGGGGCGATACGAGGCCGCCAAAATTCCGATGTCGAAGGTTTCGGCGGTCGTCGCGGACGCCGCCGATCCGGACGCGATCCGGACCGCCCGCCGGGAGAACTTCCGGGCCTGGCAGCGAGTTCTGGACGGTCGCGGGGACGTGACGCCGCTCTACGAGCGGCTTCCGGCGGGAATCAGTCCGTACGAGTACCCGGTCCGGGCGACCGACCCGGACTCGTTTCGCGCGGAACTCGAAGAACTGGGCGTCGTCGGTGCCCACTCCTGGCCGATCCTCCGCGAGGCCGTTCGCGAGGACGACGCCTACGAGACCTCGGTCCGGCTCGCGGACGACCTCGTCGCGCTCCCCGTCCACCAGGGAATCGAGCCGTCGGCCATCAAGGCGGTCGGCGATCGACTTCGAGAGTGA